From Clupea harengus unplaced genomic scaffold, Ch_v2.0.2, whole genome shotgun sequence, one genomic window encodes:
- the LOC122130180 gene encoding LOW QUALITY PROTEIN: BTB/POZ domain-containing protein KCTD4-like (The sequence of the model RefSeq protein was modified relative to this genomic sequence to represent the inferred CDS: inserted 1 base in 1 codon), with translation MEWNLRRMESELRTINPDLLQPSKSFKKSSSGTVTLNVGGYLYASQRQTLAKHPGSLLEELASGKRPCXHVDSMGNAFIDRDGPIFRHVLNFLRLGELLLPDDFKEIGLLQREAEFYRLPDLTEAALDWDQQQTAQREPAFMEVTDSHERSHGLKVYCSDTGFIEKVKSRLVQISKSRLDGFPEEFAVSSNVIQFRHFIKSEMGSRLVLKEDSTFLCTLECLKLETVMLALRGGFRLLTSLDSSRGSVVQCEALHFVK, from the exons ATGGAATGGAACCTCAGAAGAATGGAGAGTGAACTGAGAACAATCAACCCTGACCTGCTGCAACCCAGCAAAAGCTTCAAGAAATCCTCCTCAGGCACAGTAACCCTTAATGTAGGGGGCTACCTGTACGCTTCCCAGAGACAGACTCTTGCCAAGCACCCCGGCTcactgctggaggagctggccagTGGAAAGAGGCCGT AACATGTGGACTCCATGGGCAATGCCTTCATTGACCGGGACGGCCCCATCTTCCGCCACGTCCTCAACTTCTTACGACTGGGGGAGCTGTTGCTCCCAGATGACTTCAAGGAGATCGGGCTGTTGCAGCGTGAAGCAGAGTTCTACAGGCTGCCTGATCTCACCGAAGCAGCGTTGGACTGGGACCAGCAGCAGACTGCGCAGCGCGAGCCGGCCTTCATGGAGGTGACGGACAGCCACGAGCGCTCACATGGCCTTAAGGTCTACTGTAGTGACACCGGCTTCATCGAGAAGGTGAAGAGCCGCCTGGTGCAGATCTCCAAGAGCCGACTGGATGGTTTCCCAGAAGAGTTCGCAGTGTCATCCAATGTTATCCAATTCCGTCACTTCATCAAGTCAGAAATGGGCTCCCGGCTGGTACTGAAGGAAGACAGCACCTTCCTGTGCACACTGGAGTGCCTGAAGCTGGAGACTGTCATGCTGGCCCTCAGGGGAGGGTTCCGGCTCCTCACAAGTCTAGACAGCAGCCGCGGGTCTGTGGTCCAATGTGAGGCTCTACACTTTGTTAAAtga